The genomic DNA GCCGCGCCAGCGCCGGGAGATCGGCGGAGACGTCCCACGTCTGCTCCGCACCCAGGTGGACACCGCCGATGCCCCCGGTGCTCATCACGGCGATTCCTGCCGCCTCGGCCACGGCCACCGTCGCCGACACCGTGGTGCCGCCGCAGGCCCCCGCGGCCACCGCCACGGCCAGATCGCGTTCGGCGATCTTCCACGCCGAGGGGTCGGCGAGGCGCCGCAGTTCCCCGGCGGTCGCCCCGACGACCACACGGCCGTCCACGACCGCGACGGTGGCCGGGACGACTCCGGCCTTCCGCACCTCCGCCTCGAGCATCCCGGCGGTCTCCAGGCCCGTCGGCGGAGGCAGGCCGTGGGAGACGACGGCGGACTCCAACGCGACGACGGGATCTCCCCGGCGCAGGGCCGACGCGACTTCGTCGGCAAGCACGACGAACTCGGGGAGGTCACCGGCGGCCACGGAGCGCCTCCAGGGAGAGACCGGGGTGGGTCGCGCCTTCCACTTCAAGGGTCATGGCGGCTGCGGCCATGGCCAGCCCTGCGCCGGCTTTCGCCTCCATCCCCGTCAGCAGGGCATAGACCGCCGCCGCCGCGGCGGCGTCCCCGGCGCCGGTGGGGTCGCGTACGGCCACCGGCGGCGCATCCACCCACACCTCCTCCGCCCCAAACCAGCCGAGTCCCTGCGGGCCCATCGTGATGAGCACCGTCCCTCCTTCGGGTCGGAGTCTCCGCGCGGCGCGGGCGGCGTCTCCGCGGGACCGGATCTCCAGACCCGTCAGTGCGGCGGCCTCGGGGACGCCGCAGGCGATCAGGGACGCCCGGGGCAGCACCGGGCGCAGCCGTTCCGCCTTCGCCGCCGACACCGCCAGCAGGCACAGCCGCGTCCCGCCGGCAAGGTCGGCCGCGCGGACAATGGTGGCCGGCTGAAGGTTCGCGTCGACGACCACGGCCCCGGCGTCCTTCAGCAACCAGGCCCGCTCGTCGAGGTCGGAGGGCGCCAGCGCCTCCGCCGCCGACATATCCGAGACCGCCCACAACAGCGCCCCGGCGTGCTCCACGGCCACGTAGTAGTTGCCCCGTCCGTGGATCCGGATCACGCCGCTCGTGTCCACTCCGGCGCGGGCGGCCTCGGCCAGCGAGACGGTCGTCAGGGGATGGGCGTCGGCCGCGGCGATGAGCCTGACGGACAGCCCGAGGCGCGCCAGGTTCTCGGCGACGTTGCGGCCCGCGCCGCCGGGGCCGATCCGCACCCGGCCGGGATTGCTCACCGCCGGCACCGGCGGCCCCGACGGTTCGGCCACCACATCGACGTTCACCCCGCCGATGACGACGACCGGCCCGGGAAGACTCACCGTCGCGGGCGGGCGCGCAGGAAGGCGTCCAGCGCCGCCCGCGTCGTGGGCACCGCAATCCGGCCGTCCACGATCCTGGCCCTCAACTCCTCCAGCACCGGTTTGATCTCGGCGAGCATCTCCGTGTTGAAGTCGTTCTCCGCGTAGGTGATCCCCTCCCCGGCCAGCCCGTAGTGGCGGCACCCGCCGGAGAGCGTCCCGTTCACGAACGCCTTCACCGTCTCGTACACCGCCACATCAACGCGCTTGACCACGCTGGTCAAGATCCGCGACCGGGCCTCGTCCTTCGCCCGCAGGGCCTGGTCGGCGTCGGAGCCGATGACCAGTCTGCGCCTCAGCACCGCGGCCTCGAAGACGCCCCGATCCGCGCCGGCCGTCTGGTAGACGACCTCCGCGCCCCGGTCGAACTGCGTCAGCGCCAGCCGCCTCCCTGCCGCCCGGGCGTCGGACCCGCTCTGTTCCTCGAGGTAGTCCGCCACGACGACCGTCTGCGGCCTGACGTAGCGCGCGCCGGCGGTGTAGGCGATCTCCGACGCTTCGGTCCGGGGCGTCCTGGCCCCGGCCAGGAATCCGATCACCCCGCTGCGGGATTTCAGCGCCGCCGCCGCGCCGGCCAGGAACGCCCCTTCCTGCTCCCTGAACTGCAGGCAGGTGAGGTTGTCCGCGGGGTCCAGACCGGGGAGAACGCCGTCCACGAGGACGAAGCGGGTCGCCGGAAACTCCGCGGCCGCGCGCCGGAGCTCCGGCGCCGCCGCCTCGCCGATCCCGAAGACGAGCCGGAACTCCTCCCCCGCCAGCCGCCGCAGCAACTCCGCCCGATTCCCACCGCCGGGGGACGGTTCCACCTCGCGCGTCAGCAGGCGCGCGCCGAGCTCCTTCTGGGCCCGGGCCAGCCCGGCGTGGGCCATGTCGTTGAAGGCCAGATCGCCGCGGCCGCCGACCTCGAAGACGAGCCCCACCTTGTGGGGAGGTGGTACCGGCTGTCGGGCGAGCGGCGCGCACCCCGCGGCCGCCCCCAGCAGGACGAGCCATACCAGCACCCTGCGCGGGGCGGCGGGGCGGGCCATCGGGTGCCGGAGCCTCATCGGGAGCACTGCACTAGATTCCTGCCGGCGCAGTGGTCTCCTCTGTGCAGCGTGCCCGCGCTCCCGGCCGTCACGCCCGCCGGCGCGTCGCAGGTACGCTTTCCGCCGCGGCGAAGTGGTGTTGGCGGCAGCCGGACGCCGAGGATGGTCCGTCACTGCGCCCCGCGGGATCCTGCCGCGGCGAATTCAGGCTGCCCAAGGAGGACGGAGACCATGAAGTCTCGACCGGGGCTCCTGGCACTCGTCACCGTGGTCGTGATCCTGCTGCTGCAGACGTCCGCCCCGACGCCCGCGCCGGCCGCCGCGCGGGTGTTCAAGATCGCCGTGGTGTCGGACGTCGGCGGCCG from Armatimonadota bacterium includes the following:
- a CDS encoding PfkB family carbohydrate kinase, translating into MSLPGPVVVIGGVNVDVVAEPSGPPVPAVSNPGRVRIGPGGAGRNVAENLARLGLSVRLIAAADAHPLTTVSLAEAARAGVDTSGVIRIHGRGNYYVAVEHAGALLWAVSDMSAAEALAPSDLDERAWLLKDAGAVVVDANLQPATIVRAADLAGGTRLCLLAVSAAKAERLRPVLPRASLIACGVPEAAALTGLEIRSRGDAARAARRLRPEGGTVLITMGPQGLGWFGAEEVWVDAPPVAVRDPTGAGDAAAAAAVYALLTGMEAKAGAGLAMAAAAMTLEVEGATHPGLSLEALRGRR
- a CDS encoding BMP family ABC transporter substrate-binding protein, whose translation is MARPAAPRRVLVWLVLLGAAAGCAPLARQPVPPPHKVGLVFEVGGRGDLAFNDMAHAGLARAQKELGARLLTREVEPSPGGGNRAELLRRLAGEEFRLVFGIGEAAAPELRRAAAEFPATRFVLVDGVLPGLDPADNLTCLQFREQEGAFLAGAAAALKSRSGVIGFLAGARTPRTEASEIAYTAGARYVRPQTVVVADYLEEQSGSDARAAGRRLALTQFDRGAEVVYQTAGADRGVFEAAVLRRRLVIGSDADQALRAKDEARSRILTSVVKRVDVAVYETVKAFVNGTLSGGCRHYGLAGEGITYAENDFNTEMLAEIKPVLEELRARIVDGRIAVPTTRAALDAFLRARPRR